AAAAGTTTGTCAACTACAGTAAAAATATGTTAATTTAGAGGTAACAAGACAAACATTGGAAAAATAATAAATATTGATAAATAGAATAGTATACACTTTTCAACAATACTGAGATCAATAACTTGATAAAGATGTCCAATGATAAATAGAGGGAGGAAAACTCCCGTCATTTAGTTCTGTTGATGAGGAAAGAAAGGATATCAAGACTTAAACCGGTCTCTGTTTTCATTTGTGTTAGTATATCCTCATCAGACATTCCCTTTTGTCTATATTCCCCGATACTGTCATAAACATGTTGTGAGATCTCAGAGTACTCTTCTATTGCTTCTCTGTGCCCCCACAAATCACCTTCAAGAATTTTTACACCCTGCATTTCTAGGAACATGAGGGATGACTTGGAAAGTGTTTTGTTATATGAGGTAGGCATATGGATAGCTTTGAGTTTAGGGCATTTTGCTATCATTGAAAAGATATCTGTATTTGAGGGCCTGAAAGCCAGATGTATCATTTCCTCACTCTGGTGCAGGGTTTCTATCTCTTCTTTTGAACTTACTACTCTTATTTTCAATTTGACCTCCAGCTTTGTATAAAGCTAGTTACTGTTATAAAATTTTTAACTGAAAGCGCGAAATCTATGTATATTATCATATATATAGTTAATGACAACTATGTTCACAAAACAATATACACTGACACAACAAGACAAAAAAGTTAAATTAATTTCAATAGCGAGTAATCAAAGTAATCCCTATTCTGAAAAAAGATTATATGAGATTTAATCAATGTTCTTATTATCGATGATGCAAAAATATACCTTTCTACCTGCACGGTATTTTTTCACATGTCTCATCCTCACAAGCTGATTGAGGTAGCCACTTTCGACAGCCCCCTCCTTAAGTGTAACCTGTGATATGTCTTCAGCAGTAGACTCCCCCAGTTCAAATAATACCGTTGCAGTGGTTCTCAAATGTTCCGGCAGAGAAAGCAATGTCATTACATCCAGACCAGTGGATGGACCCTCATTGTCATCTTCTATTGAAGTTTTTCTGGTCATAGAGACATCCCCCGGAACCAAACGGTCCATTCTCTGATCGATACTGATCAGTGTTTTAAGGATCTGCACCAGTATCTCTTTTTCTGACATGTTCTCTATCTGATCACTACTCATTATTGTCATGATCCATTACAGGCATTGGTAAAAAATGTATCTAAAACCACTTAGACATGTAGACCCCATCCAAAATATAACCCTGCTTACGATAATATTCCCTTACTCCAATACCACTTATAACAGAGATCTTTTTAAAGCCTGCACCCTTTGCCACTTCTTCCGCATGTGCAAGCAATTCTGCTCCATAGCCTCTGTGCTGCCAGGCATATTCTTTTGCATGTTCACCTACAGGAACCATAGATCCGTATACATGCAACTCCCTGACCAGAGCTGAATTCTGAAGCTCGGGTCGGTAAGGATCATGAGGGAACCTCAATCTCAAAAAACCTATCAAAATATCCGATTGTATATCTTCAAAAGATATGAAATGTTCCACACCACCACAACAATCATATTTTTCAACAACCAGCTTAATGTTGTCAGGATGAGGATACTTTCCATTAAGAATATTATGACCTACCTCGCGGCAGCGGATGCACTGACAGGAACCACCATGTTCTTCCAGCATACTTCTAGCAAGTTGTCTGATATTGCTTTTACGAGTACCTGCAAGTATCTGATAAGCAGGAATATCCCGCTGTATCCGTTGTAATCTTACCCATTTAGGCAGGAAGGATTTGATCTTAGCAAGCAGTTCCACAGCATTTTCATCTGTAAGGGCTTCATATTCCCCGTCCTTCCACATTCTCTGAAGTGCTGTCCCCTCTGTGACCAGTGTAGGATATATTTTCAGATAATCCGGCTTGAATCTGGTATCTATAAAAAGTTTTTTGAAATTGCGCACATCCCCTTCAATATCCATTCCCGGAAGATGAGGCATCATGTGAAAACCTACTTTCAGAGCGCTGTCCCTTAGAACCCTATTAGCCTCTGTGGCATCTGCAACAGTATGCCCACGGTTCATCCTGGAAAGGACAAAATCATAGGTGCTCTGCACTCCGATCTCAACTTTGGTGGCACCTAATTTTAACAGTACATCTACATGATCTTCTTTAGCCCAGTCTGGCCTGGTCTCAAATGTCATACCTACATTGCGGACCTTTGCTGTCTCATTGGCCTTCTGCACGTCCTCAAGAGTGAGGTAGGGGAAGGTCTTACCAATAGTAGGGACATGTTCACGCCATTGGGTATCAAAAAAATCGTTCATTGCTTCAAGACATCGTTTTACATACCATTCCTGATAGTCTAAAGTGCGGGCTGAATATGTTCCCCCCATTATGATCAATTCGGCTTTCCCTATATCATGCCCTATCTGTTTTAATTGCTCAAGACGGGCAGCGGTTATCCTGTATGGATCATACTCATATTGGATCGCGCGCATTGCAGAGGGTTCCTGCCCCATATAGCTTTGCGGCGAGTTAAAAGAAGAAGCTGGGCCTCCTGGGCAGGGAACACATGTGCCATGGGGGCAGGGGGCAGGCGATGTCATAGCTGCGATCACAGCTACACCTGAGATAGTACGAACCGGTTTTTTCCGAAGGAAATCCCTTACCAATAGTTGCTCTTCTTCGCTACCGGAAATCATAATGTCCGCATTTGTAGGCAGTGAAGGAAGTTTGTGATGTTTACTTACAAGTTTCTTTGCCTGAACCAATTGATCCGGATCCCGTATCTCGCCATTAAGCACCATTTCCAGAAGCTTGCGGCAAGCCAGTGTGAATTCACTATTTGCATCCATGATCACTATTATATGTTAGTTGCAAAAATCTGTCACAAGAGCTTCAAGCTGAATTCTGTCATTAGCAGCCTGTAGCATTTTAAAGTTGGCATCTGCGATCTTAATGTTCCATCTAGCGATCCTTTGCTCAGGTTCTCCAGACCCTGCAACAATTCTGTGAAGGCGTTCTAGTATCTCATTGCCTGTAAAACCGTAATCAACCAGCATACGGTCTATGAATTTCCTGGCCTCTATTATATTCCCGACAGTTGCAGCCTCATAGAGCAATCTTACATCTCCTACTTCTTCCCTGACAGCAGCCGTATATATGGCTTGGGCCCCTATTGGTTCACCATTTGAGAGAATAACTGCCACCTGTAATGTATTAAGTGAGGTTGCTACGTTACCTCTTGAATGATACAACAATGCCTGTACTCCATTTTCTGTGATCAGAAAGCCTTCGGTTTCCGCTATATGCTTTATGAAATCAGCCAGTTTTTCATCAGATACATGCCTGAAAAAAAGCTGTAGACCTCTGGAACGCAGAGGTGCTATCAATCTTGAGGGCTGAGTGGTAGAAAGAATGAACCTGCAGGTTGTTGTGTATTTTTCCATTATGCGCCTTAATGCATGCTGTGCATTCGTATCAAGAGTTTCGGAACTGTCTATGAATATGATCTTGTAGTCCGAGTCTATTGGCGCCATACTTGCATATTCGTTTATTATTTCCTTGAAAACAGAGATCACACTTTTCTGGATCTTCCGTGGGTCATCTGTGCCCAGTATACGCGTGAACCTCTTGTCCCGGACAAGATAACTTTTACCGTTATCAAAGAAATCGGATGCATTGAAGTAAGTGAAATTTCTCTCAGACCCTTCTCCGTAAATTTCATTTGCAAGGGCGAAGGCAGCGGTGGCTTTTCCGGAATTGGACGGCCCATACAATAACAGGTGCGGAACATTACGAGATAATGCGAGCCTGCGAAGGGTATTCACAGACTCTTCATTACCTACAAGCTCCTCAAGCCTTGAAGGTCTATATTTCACAGTCCAAATATCTTTTATGCTTGCTTGCATAATCAGATCTGACCCTCACTTTTATCTTTCAATACTTCATTTATCATCTTTCCATAAACTGGCCTTGCTATTACCACACCTATGAACACACCTATTATGGTGGTTATGGCAAATCCTTTGAGGGATCCGAAACCCATCAATACCAATGGACCCATGGCAATTACCGTTGTTGCTGCTGCACCCAATATTATAGTAAATGCCTTGGCTATCCTGGAAAGATACACCTTTGTAGGAGGTAATTTTCCTTCATACAATACTTCGTCAGTGATGATAACAAGGTGATCAATACCTGTACCAATGGCAGCAATAATACCTGCAATACTTGGCAGGTCAAGTTGCCATCCTATCGCAGAGGCGACACCTAATATCATTATTACCTCACTTACAGAAGTACCCACCATAGGGATAAGAATTTCCTTTTGGTGATATTTTCTGTACACCACAAAGGCCACTGCGAACAAAGCGATAAGACCTGAGATCACAGATTGTTTCTTGAATTGAGTTCCGAGTGCTGCATCCACGTGTCCTGCGCCTATGACCTCCACATTGACAGGGAGAGCTCCGGCCCTCAGATGAATCTGAAGCTGCTGTGCTTTTGACTTACCCTCATCATCAGAACCTGTAGAAGATTGCCATGAATAGATCGGACCTGTTTCCAATTGCTGAGCAGCAGAGTTACTTAAAGGAGCACTATATACCTCGTTGCCGTCAAGTAACAT
This DNA window, taken from Methanomethylovorans hollandica DSM 15978, encodes the following:
- a CDS encoding DUF1699 family protein yields the protein MKIRVVSSKEEIETLHQSEEMIHLAFRPSNTDIFSMIAKCPKLKAIHMPTSYNKTLSKSSLMFLEMQGVKILEGDLWGHREAIEEYSEISQHVYDSIGEYRQKGMSDEDILTQMKTETGLSLDILSFLINRTK
- a CDS encoding transcriptional regulator; translation: MTIMSSDQIENMSEKEILVQILKTLISIDQRMDRLVPGDVSMTRKTSIEDDNEGPSTGLDVMTLLSLPEHLRTTATVLFELGESTAEDISQVTLKEGAVESGYLNQLVRMRHVKKYRAGRKVYFCIIDNKNID
- a CDS encoding tRNA uridine(34) 5-carboxymethylaminomethyl modification radical SAM/GNAT enzyme Elp3; this translates as MDANSEFTLACRKLLEMVLNGEIRDPDQLVQAKKLVSKHHKLPSLPTNADIMISGSEEEQLLVRDFLRKKPVRTISGVAVIAAMTSPAPCPHGTCVPCPGGPASSFNSPQSYMGQEPSAMRAIQYEYDPYRITAARLEQLKQIGHDIGKAELIIMGGTYSARTLDYQEWYVKRCLEAMNDFFDTQWREHVPTIGKTFPYLTLEDVQKANETAKVRNVGMTFETRPDWAKEDHVDVLLKLGATKVEIGVQSTYDFVLSRMNRGHTVADATEANRVLRDSALKVGFHMMPHLPGMDIEGDVRNFKKLFIDTRFKPDYLKIYPTLVTEGTALQRMWKDGEYEALTDENAVELLAKIKSFLPKWVRLQRIQRDIPAYQILAGTRKSNIRQLARSMLEEHGGSCQCIRCREVGHNILNGKYPHPDNIKLVVEKYDCCGGVEHFISFEDIQSDILIGFLRLRFPHDPYRPELQNSALVRELHVYGSMVPVGEHAKEYAWQHRGYGAELLAHAEEVAKGAGFKKISVISGIGVREYYRKQGYILDGVYMSKWF
- a CDS encoding AAA family ATPase, with the translated sequence MQASIKDIWTVKYRPSRLEELVGNEESVNTLRRLALSRNVPHLLLYGPSNSGKATAAFALANEIYGEGSERNFTYFNASDFFDNGKSYLVRDKRFTRILGTDDPRKIQKSVISVFKEIINEYASMAPIDSDYKIIFIDSSETLDTNAQHALRRIMEKYTTTCRFILSTTQPSRLIAPLRSRGLQLFFRHVSDEKLADFIKHIAETEGFLITENGVQALLYHSRGNVATSLNTLQVAVILSNGEPIGAQAIYTAAVREEVGDVRLLYEAATVGNIIEARKFIDRMLVDYGFTGNEILERLHRIVAGSGEPEQRIARWNIKIADANFKMLQAANDRIQLEALVTDFCN